A genomic region of Micromonospora sp. NBC_01796 contains the following coding sequences:
- a CDS encoding PPOX class F420-dependent oxidoreductase, with the protein MEWSSDAIEWRQTVPVEFNEEIRKLLDGRNFATVATLNRDGGPQTSVVWILRDDDTVLFSTTAGRQKARNLARDPRISLTVFDLEDPYRSVEIRGTVELVADPEKLLPRTVSHKYLGVDPPPESDDVLRLVVRVKPDRVIGMSV; encoded by the coding sequence ATGGAGTGGAGTAGCGACGCGATCGAGTGGAGGCAGACCGTGCCGGTGGAGTTCAACGAGGAGATACGCAAGCTGCTCGACGGGCGGAACTTCGCCACCGTGGCCACCCTGAACCGGGACGGCGGACCGCAGACCTCGGTGGTCTGGATCCTCCGGGACGACGACACCGTCCTCTTCTCCACCACCGCCGGACGGCAGAAGGCGCGCAACCTCGCCCGTGACCCGCGGATCAGCCTCACGGTCTTCGACCTGGAGGACCCGTACCGGTCGGTGGAGATTCGCGGAACGGTCGAGCTGGTCGCGGACCCGGAGAAGTTGCTACCGCGTACGGTCTCGCACAAGTACCTCGGCGTGGACCCGCCGCCGGAGTCGGACGACGTACTCCGGTTGGTTGTCCGGGTGAAACCGGACCGGGTCATCGGGATGTCGGTCTGA
- a CDS encoding pentapeptide repeat-containing protein, translated as MVKRAQSVSQEDETVPVTLRRTKPEPRTPILNIENHPLTTADMMAKPLWMRLRPLVVAVIGGSVLSLAALGLVPAPWWSSLATTLTAHTPTLVLAVPGVGCLILGWILHRHRKLQDEAFTTALPPQQSLRPIPPWTILAGGTVVAVITVVATWALQGGVPTAGGAVERAQLRVETIRTGLSIGAGVAAVLALVLALRRQQLAERTQQATEYDAAERRITELYVKAADQLGSEKAPVRLAGLYALERLAQDNPMHRQSIVDVLCAYLRMPYLAPERPGTVSGSVTTEPATDETHVPSGDSSARPEEDSREERQVRLTAQRILARHLKPGVRGGRPDPIHWGPVILDLTEAVLIDFDMTGCHLHRATFDGAAFIGEAGFDGARFTGDAEFDGATFADIARFNGATFSDGASFGSVVFRDGAWFAGATFTGSAMFASATFRGTAVYGRFSGAGDFERFGPAIGPDFAGSMFRTDAVFGGATFSGRVAFGESTFSGDAVFDSVVFGGDAWFGSATFRGDATFARSGFGAGAWFDRATFDGKAWFSDTTFEGDAWFGGTSGDGEVWFDNVVVNSNRPFPSLWPEGWHLDQFGKTLFPGEPPEKPQSI; from the coding sequence ATGGTGAAGCGGGCTCAGAGTGTCAGCCAGGAGGACGAGACCGTGCCGGTGACGCTACGCCGTACCAAGCCTGAACCGCGGACCCCGATCCTCAACATCGAAAATCATCCGCTCACGACAGCCGACATGATGGCGAAGCCACTCTGGATGAGGCTTCGCCCGCTGGTTGTCGCCGTTATCGGTGGGTCGGTCCTGTCCCTCGCAGCGTTGGGACTGGTGCCGGCGCCGTGGTGGTCGAGCCTTGCGACCACGTTGACGGCGCATACGCCGACGCTGGTGCTGGCAGTGCCGGGAGTGGGCTGCCTCATCCTGGGGTGGATCCTGCATCGGCATCGAAAACTCCAGGATGAGGCATTCACTACGGCGCTGCCGCCACAGCAGTCACTGAGACCGATTCCGCCCTGGACCATCCTCGCCGGAGGCACTGTGGTCGCGGTGATCACCGTGGTAGCAACGTGGGCGCTACAGGGCGGGGTGCCGACTGCGGGTGGAGCTGTGGAGCGGGCACAGCTCCGGGTCGAGACAATCCGAACCGGTTTATCGATTGGCGCGGGTGTTGCGGCCGTACTCGCGCTGGTGCTGGCCCTACGGCGGCAGCAGCTCGCAGAACGAACGCAGCAGGCAACTGAGTACGACGCAGCCGAGCGACGAATCACGGAGCTGTACGTCAAGGCCGCTGACCAGCTCGGTTCCGAAAAGGCTCCCGTTCGGCTTGCCGGCCTCTATGCACTGGAACGGCTGGCTCAAGACAACCCGATGCACCGGCAGAGCATTGTTGACGTGCTCTGCGCCTATCTACGGATGCCTTACCTCGCGCCCGAACGGCCCGGCACCGTCTCGGGGAGCGTTACAACGGAACCCGCTACCGACGAGACTCATGTGCCGAGCGGTGACTCGTCGGCTAGGCCGGAAGAAGACTCACGCGAGGAACGGCAGGTGCGCCTCACCGCACAGCGCATCCTCGCCCGCCACCTGAAACCGGGCGTACGGGGTGGCAGACCAGATCCGATCCACTGGGGCCCGGTGATCCTCGACCTCACCGAAGCCGTCCTGATCGATTTTGACATGACTGGCTGTCACCTCCACCGGGCAACCTTCGACGGAGCGGCGTTCATCGGTGAAGCAGGATTCGACGGCGCAAGGTTTACCGGCGACGCCGAGTTCGACGGTGCTACGTTCGCCGACATCGCTCGCTTCAATGGCGCGACCTTCAGCGATGGAGCGTCCTTCGGCAGTGTGGTGTTCAGGGACGGTGCCTGGTTCGCCGGGGCGACGTTCACTGGCAGTGCCATGTTCGCGAGTGCAACGTTCCGGGGGACCGCCGTGTACGGCAGGTTCTCGGGGGCCGGAGACTTCGAACGGTTCGGCCCTGCTATCGGACCCGACTTCGCCGGATCTATGTTCAGAACCGATGCGGTATTCGGTGGGGCGACGTTCAGCGGGCGTGTCGCTTTCGGAGAATCGACGTTCAGCGGCGACGCGGTGTTCGACAGCGTTGTCTTCGGCGGCGACGCATGGTTCGGATCGGCGACTTTCCGCGGCGACGCAACCTTCGCTCGATCGGGATTCGGCGCGGGTGCATGGTTCGACCGGGCGACGTTCGACGGCAAGGCGTGGTTTAGTGACACGACTTTCGAGGGCGATGCCTGGTTCGGCGGTACGAGCGGGGACGGAGAGGTCTGGTTCGACAACGTGGTTGTCAACAGCAACCGCCCGTTCCCCAGCCTGTGGCCCGAGGGGTGGCATCTTGATCAGTTCGGCAAGACACTGTTCCCGGGTGAACCGCCAGAAAAACCACAGTCAATCTGA
- the mctP gene encoding monocarboxylate uptake permease MctP, protein MWRDHLTEIIIFTLLFLLVSGMGFVAARWRAPKDMAHLDEWGLGGRSFGGWITWFLVGGDLYTAYTFVAVPALLFGAGAAGFFAVPYTIIVYPLIFLVVVRLWSVSHRHGFVTPADFVRTRFGSPLLALLIAITGIAATMPYIALQLVGIEAVLKTMGVTGESTIARHLPIIVAFAILAAYTYQSGLRAPALIAFVKDILIYIVILVAIIYLPYKLGGWGEIFDAADAKFDASAAPGDGTLLNANNQIQYVTLALGSALALFLYPHSITGILASKNRDVIKRNMSALPAYSLLLGLIALLGYMAIAAGVKPLPGATEGSVDNNTVVPLLFEQQFPSWFAGIAFAAIGIGALVPAAIMSIAAANLFTRNIYKEYLKRDASPAQEAHVSKIASLVVKVGAVACIVFLDPQFSIDLQLIGGVIILQTLPAVALGLYTRWFHRGALIAGWAAGMGLGMWMLYQIPNAASKRAHFGGSNFPLEKFGLDTPKTIYVGLVAVALNLLVATILTLILRALRITEGPDGTTRNDYFADENDPHPIPTQRTETPTPAEPIA, encoded by the coding sequence ATGTGGCGCGACCATCTCACTGAGATCATCATTTTCACCCTGCTGTTCCTGCTGGTCAGCGGCATGGGCTTCGTCGCCGCCCGGTGGCGGGCACCGAAGGACATGGCCCACCTGGACGAATGGGGGCTGGGCGGGCGCAGCTTCGGCGGCTGGATCACCTGGTTCCTGGTCGGCGGGGACCTCTACACCGCGTACACCTTCGTTGCCGTACCGGCGCTGCTGTTCGGGGCGGGGGCGGCCGGCTTCTTCGCGGTGCCGTACACGATCATCGTCTATCCGTTGATCTTCCTGGTGGTGGTCCGGCTCTGGTCGGTGTCGCACCGGCACGGATTCGTCACCCCGGCCGACTTCGTCCGGACCCGGTTCGGGTCACCACTGCTCGCCCTGCTGATCGCGATCACCGGCATCGCCGCCACCATGCCGTACATCGCGCTGCAGCTCGTCGGGATCGAGGCGGTGCTCAAGACGATGGGCGTGACCGGGGAGAGCACCATCGCCCGGCACCTGCCGATCATCGTCGCGTTCGCCATCCTCGCCGCCTACACCTACCAGTCCGGACTGCGGGCACCGGCGCTGATCGCGTTCGTCAAGGACATACTGATCTACATCGTGATCCTGGTGGCGATCATCTACCTGCCGTACAAGTTGGGGGGTTGGGGGGAGATCTTCGACGCGGCGGACGCCAAGTTCGACGCGAGCGCCGCGCCGGGTGACGGCACGCTGCTCAACGCCAACAACCAGATCCAGTACGTCACCCTCGCGCTCGGCTCCGCGCTCGCCCTGTTCCTCTACCCGCACAGCATCACCGGCATCCTTGCCAGCAAAAACCGGGACGTGATCAAGCGGAACATGTCCGCGCTGCCGGCCTACAGTCTGCTGCTCGGGTTGATCGCCCTGCTCGGTTACATGGCCATCGCGGCCGGGGTGAAGCCGCTGCCCGGCGCGACCGAGGGCAGCGTCGACAACAACACCGTGGTCCCGTTGCTCTTCGAGCAGCAGTTCCCGAGCTGGTTCGCCGGCATCGCGTTCGCCGCCATCGGCATCGGCGCCCTGGTCCCGGCCGCGATCATGTCGATCGCGGCGGCGAACCTGTTCACCCGCAACATCTACAAGGAGTACCTGAAGCGGGACGCCTCCCCGGCCCAGGAGGCGCACGTCTCGAAGATCGCCTCCCTGGTGGTCAAGGTCGGCGCGGTCGCCTGCATCGTCTTCCTCGACCCGCAGTTCTCCATCGACCTGCAACTCATCGGCGGCGTGATCATCCTCCAGACCCTGCCGGCGGTGGCGCTCGGTCTCTACACCCGCTGGTTCCACCGGGGCGCCCTGATCGCCGGCTGGGCCGCCGGCATGGGTCTGGGCATGTGGATGCTCTACCAGATCCCGAACGCCGCTTCGAAGCGCGCCCACTTCGGCGGCTCCAACTTCCCCCTGGAGAAGTTCGGCCTCGACACCCCCAAGACCATCTACGTAGGACTGGTGGCGGTCGCCCTCAACCTCCTGGTAGCCACCATCCTCACCCTGATCCTGCGCGCCCTACGGATAACCGAGGGCCCCGACGGCACCACCCGCAACGACTACTTCGCCGACGAAAACGACCCCCACCCCATCCCCACCCAACGCACCGAAACCCCCACCCCGGCAGAACCCATCGCCTAA
- a CDS encoding SMI1/KNR4 family protein has product MAKGPLQRSFPELDLDTFWDDSDYAMRAYVDGPPSDGLVASVEVELGFRLPALYVALMRLHNGGMPRNTCCPAPKRTTWADDHVAVSGIMGIGRQKDYSLAGSAGSRFWIDEWGYPAIGVYFADCPSAGHDMIASTTETADPAASRRWSMSTRKVDYRVTVLAPNFVSFVQALRPEEDYDVED; this is encoded by the coding sequence ATGGCGAAGGGCCCGCTCCAGCGGAGCTTCCCGGAACTCGACTTGGATACGTTTTGGGACGACAGCGACTACGCGATGCGCGCCTACGTTGACGGGCCGCCGTCTGACGGGTTGGTCGCATCAGTTGAGGTGGAACTGGGCTTCCGGTTGCCGGCGCTGTACGTGGCCCTTATGCGGTTGCACAACGGCGGGATGCCCCGCAACACCTGCTGCCCGGCGCCGAAAAGGACCACGTGGGCCGACGACCATGTCGCCGTGTCCGGGATCATGGGAATTGGGCGGCAGAAGGATTATTCGCTGGCGGGTAGCGCTGGTAGCCGCTTTTGGATCGACGAGTGGGGTTATCCCGCGATCGGGGTGTATTTCGCTGACTGTCCCTCTGCGGGGCACGACATGATCGCGTCGACTACCGAGACTGCGGACCCGGCGGCGAGCCGCAGGTGGTCCATGTCGACCAGGAAAGTCGACTACCGGGTCACCGTACTGGCGCCGAACTTCGTGAGCTTCGTTCAAGCCCTGCGGCCGGAAGAGGACTACGACGTCGAGGACTGA
- a CDS encoding DUF4265 domain-containing protein — protein MSATAPDRSRPSEDEYVKIWFRFVPREGWLPYDTEGLWAMAVGADTARISNVPFLQDGVAEGDLVRFEADPAGLRWATGRVESSGNCTVRILPIPDGPLGRSAQAVHDLVAPLGLGGEVFSEELPLVALTVPAGADLPRIKAFLIEGEAKGWWHFEEACTTEAWEVA, from the coding sequence GTGAGCGCAACCGCACCGGACCGGAGCCGGCCATCCGAGGACGAGTACGTCAAGATCTGGTTCCGGTTCGTCCCGCGCGAAGGGTGGCTTCCCTACGACACCGAGGGCCTGTGGGCCATGGCCGTCGGTGCTGACACCGCTCGCATCAGCAACGTTCCGTTCCTCCAGGACGGTGTGGCCGAGGGCGACCTCGTACGCTTCGAGGCAGACCCCGCCGGACTCCGTTGGGCTACCGGCCGCGTCGAGTCGTCCGGCAACTGCACGGTACGGATTCTTCCGATCCCCGACGGCCCGCTCGGGCGAAGCGCCCAGGCGGTGCACGACCTCGTTGCACCACTTGGCCTCGGCGGCGAGGTGTTCAGCGAGGAACTTCCTCTCGTCGCGCTCACCGTGCCGGCCGGGGCGGACCTTCCACGGATCAAGGCGTTCCTGATCGAGGGTGAGGCGAAGGGCTGGTGGCACTTCGAAGAGGCCTGCACAACCGAAGCCTGGGAAGTCGCCTGA
- the fxsT gene encoding FxSxx-COOH system tetratricopeptide repeat protein: MQVNQGGVNSQQNNFYVQAGPPVGWPQRVGVVPALASAFQDRAGLRATIETSRTRHSGAVSTQVLTGGGGVGKSQLAAAYAIEAARDGVDLLVWVDASGPDAVVAAYAQTAGRVQAPGGGGSDAVVAARALLDWLATTERTWLIVLDDITEPERIELWWPTGATGNGRVLATTRRRDAILSDHGRTVIDVDVYDEPESAGYLAERLTAAGAPHLLDTGARPLTTALGHLPLALSHAAAYMVNEAVGCAAYLGLFTDRRSQLDAVLPSTTDSRGWRRSIGATLLVALDAAQACEPVGLALPALRLAAVLDPAGHPDKLWTDAAVVAHLSRHNPAPDRGVTVSRARAAMRLLHRYGLLAHDPRTGPRAVRVHALTARAVRETTPPAELEAAIQAVADALLDAWPDPDTHPDQAELVAALRTNTAALIDNTAGGLWYPDPPVVLLTLGDSLLAGGLHQAAIRYWEHLISVTGRLVGHRHPGMATLWLGLADAYRHSGRTAEAITIEEQMVADRERNLGDQHPNTLSARINLAASYWQAGRVTEAITIEERVVVDNAQVLGDLHPNTLTARMNLAASYRVADRHAEAIELAERVAADCVEVQGDEHPQTLTVLGNLASSYREAGRVAEAIPIAERVLAASERTLGEGHPETVTARANLAASYADAGRITEAIPMLERVINDNGRVYDEAHPSGPNARLALAGLYWKAERTGEAIATLERLLADSTRFVGEQHPQTVKLAAALREWKSIVSGAQP; this comes from the coding sequence GTGCAGGTCAATCAGGGGGGCGTCAACAGTCAGCAGAACAACTTTTACGTGCAGGCCGGGCCGCCGGTCGGGTGGCCGCAGCGGGTGGGGGTGGTGCCCGCGCTGGCATCGGCGTTCCAGGACCGCGCCGGGCTCCGCGCCACGATCGAAACCAGCCGTACGCGCCACAGCGGCGCCGTGTCCACTCAGGTCCTGACCGGAGGGGGCGGGGTCGGCAAGTCACAACTCGCCGCCGCGTACGCCATCGAGGCCGCCCGGGACGGCGTCGACCTGCTGGTATGGGTCGACGCCAGCGGACCCGACGCGGTGGTGGCCGCGTACGCGCAGACCGCTGGCCGCGTACAGGCTCCCGGTGGGGGTGGCTCCGACGCCGTCGTGGCGGCACGGGCGCTGCTGGACTGGTTGGCCACCACCGAACGTACGTGGCTGATCGTCCTCGACGACATCACCGAGCCGGAGCGGATCGAGCTGTGGTGGCCGACCGGTGCCACCGGCAACGGACGGGTGCTCGCCACCACCCGCCGCCGCGACGCCATCCTCTCCGACCACGGCCGGACCGTGATCGACGTCGACGTGTACGACGAACCCGAATCCGCCGGCTACCTCGCCGAACGGCTCACCGCCGCCGGAGCGCCGCACCTGCTCGACACCGGCGCCCGCCCGCTCACCACGGCACTGGGGCACCTGCCGCTGGCCCTGTCGCACGCTGCCGCGTACATGGTCAACGAGGCGGTCGGGTGTGCCGCGTACCTCGGTCTGTTCACCGACCGGCGGTCGCAGCTCGACGCCGTGCTGCCGTCGACCACCGACTCCCGGGGCTGGCGCCGGTCGATCGGCGCCACCCTGCTCGTCGCCCTCGACGCCGCCCAGGCATGCGAACCCGTCGGCCTGGCGCTGCCCGCACTCCGGTTGGCGGCCGTGCTCGACCCGGCCGGACACCCCGACAAGCTCTGGACCGACGCCGCCGTCGTCGCTCACCTGAGCAGGCACAACCCGGCGCCGGACCGGGGCGTGACCGTCAGCCGGGCGCGGGCCGCGATGCGCCTGCTGCACCGGTACGGACTGCTCGCCCACGACCCGCGAACCGGACCCCGCGCGGTACGCGTGCACGCCCTCACCGCCCGAGCCGTACGCGAAACCACCCCGCCGGCCGAACTGGAAGCCGCCATCCAGGCCGTCGCGGACGCCCTGCTCGACGCCTGGCCCGACCCGGACACCCACCCCGACCAGGCAGAACTGGTCGCCGCGCTGCGTACGAACACGGCGGCGCTGATCGACAACACCGCAGGTGGGTTGTGGTATCCCGACCCGCCGGTGGTCCTACTCACGCTCGGGGACAGCCTGTTGGCCGGCGGACTGCACCAGGCCGCGATCCGCTACTGGGAGCACCTGATCTCCGTCACCGGACGGCTGGTCGGCCACCGGCATCCGGGCATGGCAACCCTCTGGCTCGGTCTTGCCGACGCCTACCGGCACAGCGGTCGTACCGCCGAGGCGATCACCATCGAGGAGCAGATGGTCGCCGACCGGGAGCGCAACCTCGGTGACCAGCACCCGAACACCCTGTCCGCCCGGATCAACCTGGCCGCGTCGTACTGGCAGGCCGGGCGCGTTACCGAGGCGATCACGATCGAGGAGCGGGTGGTCGTCGACAACGCGCAGGTGCTCGGCGACCTGCACCCGAACACCCTGACCGCGCGGATGAACCTCGCCGCCTCCTACCGGGTCGCCGACCGGCACGCCGAGGCGATCGAGCTTGCCGAACGGGTGGCCGCGGACTGTGTCGAGGTCCAGGGCGACGAGCACCCGCAGACGCTGACCGTGCTCGGCAACCTCGCCTCCTCGTACCGGGAGGCGGGGCGGGTCGCCGAGGCGATCCCGATCGCGGAACGGGTGCTGGCCGCCAGCGAGCGGACCCTCGGCGAGGGGCACCCCGAGACCGTGACCGCGCGGGCCAACCTCGCCGCCTCGTACGCGGACGCCGGGCGAATCACCGAGGCAATCCCCATGCTCGAACGGGTGATCAACGACAACGGCCGGGTGTACGACGAAGCGCACCCGAGCGGACCGAACGCGAGGCTCGCCCTCGCCGGCCTCTACTGGAAGGCCGAGCGGACCGGCGAGGCGATAGCCACGCTCGAACGGCTGCTCGCCGACAGCACCCGGTTCGTCGGTGAACAGCACCCGCAGACCGTGAAGCTGGCCGCCGCACTGCGCGAGTGGAAATCGATCGTTTCCGGAGCACAGCCGTGA
- a CDS encoding sulfite exporter TauE/SafE family protein: MDFLDAGLLLAAGLAAGTINAVAGGGSLITFPALIAVGLPPIQANVTNSVSVCPGYLAAVAGSKDDLPDYRRLLPLLPTAVLGAAAGGALLLNTSEDAFKIVIPILVLGATAVLAFQDRLRRLVGHPADLGPRRRTLTLQGMVALGSVYGGYFGAALGVMLVAGLALVLDETLARVSALKNVISAVVGLTTVAIFSAFGPVDWAAVAIVAPATLVGGYLGARVARRLPPAVLKGLIVAFGTTIGLLLI; this comes from the coding sequence ATGGACTTCCTCGACGCGGGCCTGCTGCTCGCCGCTGGGCTCGCCGCGGGCACCATCAACGCGGTCGCCGGTGGCGGGTCGCTGATCACTTTCCCGGCGCTGATCGCGGTCGGACTGCCGCCGATCCAGGCTAACGTGACCAATTCCGTGTCGGTTTGTCCGGGTTATCTGGCTGCGGTTGCCGGCAGTAAGGATGACCTGCCCGACTATCGGCGGCTGCTGCCGCTGCTCCCCACCGCCGTGCTCGGTGCCGCCGCCGGGGGCGCGCTGCTGCTGAACACCTCCGAGGACGCATTCAAGATCGTCATCCCGATCCTGGTCCTCGGCGCGACGGCCGTACTCGCGTTTCAGGATCGGCTGCGCCGCCTGGTCGGGCATCCGGCGGACCTGGGGCCGCGCCGCCGTACGCTCACCCTCCAGGGCATGGTCGCGCTCGGTTCGGTGTACGGGGGCTACTTCGGTGCCGCCCTCGGCGTGATGCTGGTGGCCGGTCTCGCCCTGGTGCTGGACGAAACCCTGGCCCGGGTCAGCGCCCTGAAGAACGTGATCTCGGCGGTGGTCGGGCTGACCACGGTGGCGATCTTCTCCGCGTTCGGGCCGGTCGACTGGGCAGCCGTCGCCATCGTCGCGCCCGCCACCCTGGTCGGCGGTTACCTCGGCGCGCGGGTCGCCCGCCGGTTGCCGCCGGCCGTGCTCAAGGGCTTGATCGTGGCCTTCGGTACGACCATCGGCCTGCTCCTGATCTAG
- a CDS encoding DUF3311 domain-containing protein produces the protein MPVAASKAGDRSPWNWLLFLPILVPLMTPLFNQDSPRLFGFPVFYWLQLAFILLGVTTTTVVYQLTKRRG, from the coding sequence GTGCCGGTGGCGGCCTCGAAGGCCGGCGACCGCAGCCCGTGGAACTGGCTCCTCTTCCTGCCGATCCTGGTCCCGCTGATGACACCCCTGTTCAACCAGGACTCACCCCGGCTGTTCGGCTTCCCGGTCTTCTACTGGCTGCAACTGGCCTTCATCCTGCTCGGCGTCACCACCACCACGGTGGTCTACCAGCTCACGAAGCGGCGGGGGTGA